One region of Ardenticatenales bacterium genomic DNA includes:
- a CDS encoding GatB/YqeY domain-containing protein, whose translation MSLKEQLQADVAAAMRGGETEKRDTLRGVMAAIKQVEKDDGVTLDDAGVLAVLGKQVKQRRETIADAERAGRPDLMATAEAEIALIEAYLPRQMSRAEVEAVVEATMQRLGVTDLKGMGKVMGVVMGQLKGKADGGLVNQVVREKLQPR comes from the coding sequence ATGTCACTGAAAGAACAATTGCAGGCAGACGTGGCCGCGGCGATGCGCGGCGGCGAGACGGAGAAGCGCGATACGCTGCGCGGCGTGATGGCGGCCATTAAGCAGGTGGAGAAGGACGACGGCGTAACGCTGGATGACGCGGGCGTGCTGGCCGTCCTGGGCAAACAGGTGAAGCAGCGGCGAGAGACGATTGCCGACGCGGAGCGGGCGGGTCGCCCCGACCTGATGGCGACGGCGGAGGCGGAAATCGCGCTGATTGAGGCGTACCTGCCCCGCCAGATGTCGCGCGCGGAGGTTGAAGCGGTTGTGGAGGCGACGATGCAGCGTTTGGGTGTGACGGATTTGAAGGGCATGGGCAAGGTGATGGGGGTGGTGATGGGGCAGTTGAAGGGAAAGGCGGATGGCGGGTTGGTGAATCAGGTGGTGCGGGAGAAGTTGCAGCCGCGTTGA
- a CDS encoding VOC family protein: protein MDYATYRQKFFTSPPPQPRFAFTGLYGITLYFADYAEAVAYYAQVLGPPAYVEGEGTRGWQIGHTWLTLLQGKNGSPQNVEVLFVMQTPAAAERLQAAFVTAGGVGQPPGDQLMYEPIRSCPVTDPFGTNILIISPLSQSTEKEKNRHA from the coding sequence ATGGATTACGCTACCTACCGCCAGAAATTCTTTACCTCCCCCCCGCCGCAGCCGCGCTTTGCCTTCACCGGCCTCTACGGCATAACCCTATACTTCGCCGACTACGCGGAGGCCGTCGCCTATTACGCGCAAGTGCTGGGACCGCCAGCCTACGTCGAAGGGGAAGGCACGCGCGGGTGGCAAATCGGCCACACCTGGCTCACCCTGCTCCAGGGCAAGAACGGTTCCCCGCAAAACGTCGAAGTCCTGTTCGTCATGCAGACCCCCGCCGCGGCGGAGCGCCTGCAAGCTGCATTCGTGACCGCCGGCGGCGTCGGCCAACCGCCCGGCGACCAACTGATGTACGAACCCATCCGCTCCTGCCCCGTCACCGACCCCTTTGGCACAAACATCCTGATCATCTCCCCCCTGAGCCAATCAACGGAGAAAGAGAAAAACAGGCATGCTTGA
- a CDS encoding cupin domain-containing protein, with protein sequence MDNSLNSSAEIVTVRPEATTMTRQQLPNFVGISEATAGARHLSMNLVVIPPGGAAQPHVHRGYETAIYLLRGRVETRYGPGLKRSIINEAGDFIFIPADVPHQPVNLSDTEPAHALVARNDPNEQESVVPYDPAADD encoded by the coding sequence ATGGACAATAGCTTGAATAGTTCCGCTGAGATAGTGACGGTGCGTCCGGAGGCGACGACGATGACGCGGCAGCAGTTGCCTAATTTCGTGGGTATTTCGGAGGCGACGGCGGGTGCGCGGCATCTTTCCATGAATCTGGTGGTGATTCCGCCCGGTGGGGCGGCGCAGCCGCATGTGCATCGCGGGTATGAGACGGCTATCTATCTCTTGCGCGGGCGCGTGGAAACGCGCTATGGTCCGGGGTTGAAGCGCTCGATTATCAATGAGGCGGGCGATTTCATCTTTATCCCCGCCGATGTGCCGCACCAACCGGTTAATCTGAGCGATACGGAACCGGCGCACGCGCTTGTGGCCAGGAATGACCCTAACGAGCAGGAGAGCGTTGTGCCGTATGACCCGGCGGCAGATGACTGA
- a CDS encoding type II toxin-antitoxin system PemK/MazF family toxin: MNRSEIWWASLPDAVGSSPGCRRPVLVVQSDAFNNSRIQTIIVLAITGNIKLANAPGNVMVSTRQSGLPRDSVINVSQIITVDKSFLTGYVSTLSARTMRQVETGMRLVLSL; this comes from the coding sequence ATGAATCGTAGTGAAATTTGGTGGGCATCTTTGCCAGATGCGGTTGGTTCGTCACCCGGCTGCAGGCGACCCGTCCTGGTGGTCCAGTCCGATGCCTTCAACAATAGTAGAATCCAAACGATCATCGTATTGGCGATTACGGGCAATATAAAGCTGGCCAATGCGCCCGGTAACGTGATGGTCAGCACTAGACAAAGCGGCCTGCCACGAGATTCCGTGATCAATGTTTCTCAAATAATCACGGTTGACAAGTCATTCCTGACCGGGTACGTAAGCACCTTATCCGCCAGGACAATGCGGCAGGTTGAAACAGGGATGCGCCTCGTGTTGTCCTTGTAA